One genomic segment of Kribbella jejuensis includes these proteins:
- a CDS encoding glycosyltransferase encodes MRVAMLHNRYRTGQPSGENTVVAQTVDLLRNSGHEVDLYARNSDDIADLGRKDRALLPFRSVWSFSAERDLTQLLQAQRPDVVHVHNTFPLFSASVLRAAYRLDLPVVATLHNFRLLCANAVLQRDGRPCESCIGKLPLAAVRHACYRESRVQTLPLATSIGVHNTLHTWQRYVDTFVVPSGFVRDRYVAAGFDAERFVVKPHAVPHEGPARSGPGDAVVFLGRLSEDKGFADLLQAWDSTLGRLVVVGDGPLRAEAEERARKDLSVQVLGQLPWASGMDVLRTARVAVVPARSYESFGLVVVEAFAHGVPVVASRLGALAELVDDGETGALTEPGDPESLRKAIGLMADPVTSIACGERARQVYLERFTPERDQVATERIYTDAIARHAARDRSRAGRWAGRAPRV; translated from the coding sequence ATGCGGGTCGCCATGCTGCACAACCGTTACCGGACCGGTCAACCCAGTGGTGAGAACACGGTTGTCGCGCAAACGGTTGATTTGTTGCGTAACTCAGGACATGAAGTCGACCTGTACGCGCGGAACAGCGACGACATCGCCGATCTCGGCCGAAAAGATCGCGCACTGTTACCGTTTCGATCCGTTTGGTCATTTTCGGCGGAACGCGATTTAACACAGCTATTGCAAGCGCAACGGCCCGATGTGGTGCACGTCCACAACACGTTCCCGTTGTTCAGCGCCTCCGTACTGCGCGCGGCGTACCGGCTGGATCTCCCGGTCGTGGCGACCCTGCACAACTTCCGGCTGCTCTGCGCCAACGCGGTCCTGCAGCGCGACGGCCGGCCGTGCGAGTCGTGTATCGGCAAGTTGCCGCTGGCCGCGGTACGGCACGCGTGCTACCGGGAGTCGCGCGTGCAGACCTTGCCGCTGGCGACGAGCATCGGCGTCCACAACACGCTCCACACCTGGCAGCGGTACGTCGACACGTTCGTCGTACCGTCCGGCTTCGTCCGGGACCGGTACGTGGCGGCCGGGTTCGACGCGGAGCGGTTCGTGGTGAAGCCCCACGCCGTACCGCACGAAGGTCCGGCCAGGTCCGGTCCCGGCGATGCGGTGGTGTTCCTCGGGCGGCTGAGCGAGGACAAGGGTTTCGCCGATCTCCTGCAGGCATGGGATTCCACGCTCGGCCGGCTCGTCGTCGTCGGTGACGGTCCATTGCGGGCGGAGGCCGAGGAACGGGCCCGGAAAGACCTGTCCGTTCAGGTGCTTGGTCAACTACCGTGGGCTTCCGGCATGGATGTGCTGAGAACCGCGCGCGTCGCCGTCGTACCGGCTCGTTCGTATGAGAGCTTCGGACTCGTGGTGGTTGAGGCTTTCGCGCACGGCGTACCGGTGGTCGCCTCCCGGTTGGGTGCGCTGGCCGAGCTCGTCGACGACGGAGAGACCGGAGCGCTGACCGAGCCCGGCGACCCGGAATCGCTGCGGAAGGCGATCGGGTTGATGGCTGATCCCGTGACTTCGATAGCCTGCGGCGAACGAGCCCGTCAGGTCTACCTGGAGCGCTTCACTCCGGAGCGTGACCAAGTGGCCACGGAAAGGATCTACACGGATGCGATCGCCCGGCACGCCGCCCGCGACCGGTCGCGCGCGGGACGTTGGGCGGGTCGTGCCCCCCGGGTATAA
- a CDS encoding right-handed parallel beta-helix repeat-containing protein codes for MRKLWSVALGAGALTVVAVAVPVIANENKATTTAKFQESEQAAGRVLPSHRPGKSGSTPAPRATKPTATSTVPTPSTKPGPTRKPTSSTTTTTKPVEPKLPKPPAVSSDEAGPAVAGPCSGVVIKPGQDAASIVNSKPAGTTFCFAAGVHRISSTIRPKANQVLASAQRAVLTGSVPLSGWVRSGSAWVARGALPAAYGKSGQCEDDKANICYLREQLFLDGTHLTRVASASAVKAGTFYADYAANAIYLGSNPVGHDVEMSKTATAIESNASGVVVRGLTIQHFASAPQAGALVSGPGWKVTANDVSWNHAVGVMLVDADKTIVDKNLIHHNGQLGLGQYSSAAADVTRNVISSNNTDGFWIADWESGGIKSTRSSGTVSGNVIKANKGIGMWADVADDGRVIAGNQIVGNAADGIRYEISRNGTIEGNTVMGNGFGTGRGSGTSLWDGGGINVNTSTGVTIKDNRVSGNVNGVTIQSRTRGSGPWGTYLLRDIQVSGNVIEMTSGTQATGMVQNSGAEVPAGEVVFSGNKYVLDSLGTQRFARFGTKLTAAGWRQAGLDKISSFLAN; via the coding sequence TTGAGGAAGTTGTGGTCGGTGGCGCTCGGTGCCGGAGCGCTGACGGTTGTCGCCGTTGCTGTGCCGGTGATCGCCAACGAGAACAAGGCAACGACGACGGCGAAGTTCCAGGAGTCGGAGCAGGCAGCCGGCCGGGTGCTGCCTTCGCACCGCCCCGGCAAGTCGGGCTCGACGCCTGCGCCGCGTGCGACCAAGCCGACTGCCACCTCAACTGTGCCTACCCCGTCGACGAAGCCGGGTCCGACGCGGAAGCCGACGTCCTCGACCACCACCACGACGAAACCGGTCGAGCCCAAGCTCCCCAAGCCGCCGGCGGTCAGCTCCGACGAGGCCGGACCGGCCGTCGCCGGTCCGTGCAGCGGCGTGGTGATCAAGCCGGGCCAGGACGCGGCCTCGATCGTCAACTCCAAGCCGGCCGGTACGACGTTCTGCTTCGCCGCCGGTGTGCACCGGATCAGCTCGACGATCCGGCCGAAGGCGAACCAGGTCCTCGCGAGCGCGCAGCGCGCCGTACTGACCGGGTCCGTGCCGCTGAGCGGCTGGGTCCGCTCGGGGTCGGCGTGGGTGGCCCGCGGCGCGCTGCCGGCGGCGTACGGCAAGAGCGGTCAGTGCGAGGACGACAAGGCGAACATCTGCTACCTGCGCGAGCAGCTGTTCCTGGACGGCACGCACCTGACGCGGGTCGCGAGCGCCTCGGCCGTGAAGGCGGGGACGTTCTACGCCGACTACGCAGCGAACGCGATCTATCTCGGCAGCAACCCTGTCGGGCACGACGTCGAGATGTCGAAGACCGCGACCGCGATCGAGTCGAACGCTTCCGGTGTGGTCGTCCGTGGTCTGACGATCCAGCACTTCGCCAGCGCGCCCCAGGCCGGGGCGCTCGTGTCCGGGCCGGGCTGGAAAGTGACGGCGAACGACGTCTCCTGGAACCACGCCGTCGGCGTGATGCTGGTCGATGCGGACAAGACGATCGTCGACAAGAACCTGATCCACCACAACGGACAGCTCGGCCTCGGGCAGTACAGCTCGGCCGCGGCCGACGTGACCCGGAACGTGATCAGCTCGAACAACACCGACGGCTTCTGGATCGCCGACTGGGAGTCCGGCGGGATCAAGTCCACCCGCTCGTCCGGGACCGTGAGCGGCAACGTGATCAAGGCCAACAAGGGCATCGGGATGTGGGCCGACGTCGCCGACGACGGCCGGGTGATCGCCGGCAATCAGATCGTCGGCAACGCGGCCGACGGCATCCGGTACGAGATCAGCCGCAACGGCACCATCGAGGGCAACACCGTGATGGGCAACGGGTTCGGCACCGGGCGTGGCTCGGGTACGTCGCTGTGGGACGGCGGCGGGATCAACGTGAACACCTCGACCGGTGTCACGATCAAGGACAACCGGGTCTCGGGCAACGTCAACGGCGTGACGATCCAGTCGCGGACCCGCGGCAGCGGCCCGTGGGGCACGTACCTGCTGCGCGACATCCAGGTCAGCGGCAACGTCATCGAGATGACGTCCGGCACCCAGGCGACCGGCATGGTCCAGAACTCCGGCGCCGAGGTGCCGGCCGGCGAGGTCGTGTTCAGCGGCAACAAATACGTCCTCGACAGCCTCGGCACCCAGCGCTTCGCCCGCTTCGGCACCAAACTGACCGCGGCCGGCTGGCGCCAGGCCGGCCTCGACAAGATCAGCAGCTTCCTCGCCAACTGA
- a CDS encoding adenylyltransferase/cytidyltransferase family protein, giving the protein MGESVPRTGCVAGVFDLFHVGHIDVLERARKVCDRLVVAVLSDEWALDAWGGRPFVPLLERAQILEHLRCVDEVVAVDGVQPGWLTEVLGAQTVFAATGLDGVLGVGELSGIPAELITVLPAGRGSRSTILRAAIDQRQSRSSVA; this is encoded by the coding sequence TTGGGGGAAAGTGTGCCGCGCACCGGATGCGTCGCCGGAGTCTTCGACCTGTTCCATGTCGGGCACATCGACGTGCTCGAGCGGGCGCGCAAGGTCTGTGACCGGCTGGTCGTGGCGGTGCTGTCCGACGAGTGGGCGCTGGACGCGTGGGGCGGGCGGCCGTTCGTACCGCTGCTCGAGCGGGCGCAGATCCTCGAGCACCTGCGCTGTGTCGACGAGGTCGTCGCCGTCGACGGCGTACAGCCTGGCTGGCTGACCGAGGTGCTGGGGGCGCAGACCGTCTTCGCCGCCACCGGTCTGGACGGCGTACTGGGCGTGGGCGAACTGTCCGGGATCCCGGCCGAGCTGATCACCGTGCTGCCGGCGGGCCGCGGCTCGCGCAGCACGATCCTGCGCGCCGCGATCGACCAGCGCCAGTCCCGCAGCTCGGTCGCATGA
- a CDS encoding glycosyltransferase, which translates to MPDRPKVLLSAYACRPSGGSEPGAGWAWAKAAARDHDVWLLTRGKFVHEIHEELAARPVPGLTVVPLELPRWILRLRRRPSDVYWYYPLWQGLARRTARELHARHSFDVIHHLTFAVDWMGAGVVEQSSAKVIWGPVGGSTTAPLSMAHWLGARGVLGELVRRAYTGARRRLTGRRMAQTADLMVAQNNDVAEAFAPYAQQIVVQPNVAIRRFTASGPYEPFSAGVKTALFVGRLIPWKGVLLAISALARSEAAGWELRIIGDGPDWGRAESLAWQLGVRDRVEFMGALPREEVLAAMFRADALLAPAFREAAGWAVTEALASGCPVVCVDRGGPAVIVGPDEGVSVPWRGDVVGELAKGLASLRGRITPVDRWGPDRLPDLLADWYAPAKVPAD; encoded by the coding sequence ATGCCTGACCGGCCGAAGGTATTGCTCAGCGCGTACGCCTGCCGGCCGTCGGGCGGGTCGGAGCCGGGCGCGGGGTGGGCGTGGGCGAAGGCCGCGGCGCGCGACCACGACGTGTGGCTGCTGACCCGGGGCAAGTTCGTGCACGAGATCCACGAGGAGCTCGCGGCCCGGCCGGTGCCCGGGCTGACCGTCGTACCGCTGGAGCTGCCGCGGTGGATCCTCCGGCTCCGGCGGCGGCCTTCGGACGTGTACTGGTACTACCCGCTGTGGCAGGGGCTGGCTCGCCGTACGGCGCGGGAGCTGCACGCGCGGCACTCGTTCGACGTGATCCATCACCTGACGTTCGCGGTCGACTGGATGGGCGCCGGCGTGGTCGAGCAGTCGTCGGCGAAGGTGATCTGGGGACCGGTCGGCGGGTCCACGACGGCACCGCTGTCGATGGCGCACTGGCTCGGCGCGCGCGGCGTCCTCGGGGAGCTGGTACGCCGCGCCTACACCGGCGCCCGGCGGCGCCTGACCGGCCGCCGGATGGCGCAGACCGCCGACCTGATGGTTGCCCAGAACAACGATGTGGCGGAGGCGTTCGCGCCGTACGCACAGCAGATCGTGGTCCAGCCGAACGTCGCGATCCGGCGCTTCACGGCCTCCGGGCCGTACGAACCGTTCAGCGCCGGCGTGAAGACGGCGCTGTTCGTCGGGCGGCTGATTCCCTGGAAGGGCGTGCTGCTCGCGATCAGCGCGCTGGCCCGCTCGGAGGCGGCCGGCTGGGAGCTCCGGATCATCGGCGACGGCCCGGACTGGGGTCGCGCCGAGAGCCTCGCGTGGCAGCTGGGTGTGCGCGATCGGGTGGAGTTCATGGGTGCGCTGCCGCGCGAGGAGGTGCTGGCCGCGATGTTTCGCGCGGACGCGCTGCTGGCCCCGGCGTTCCGCGAGGCGGCCGGCTGGGCCGTCACCGAGGCGCTCGCGTCCGGCTGCCCCGTGGTGTGTGTGGACCGCGGCGGCCCGGCCGTCATCGTCGGCCCGGACGAAGGCGTCAGCGTTCCGTGGCGCGGCGACGTCGTCGGTGAACTGGCGAAGGGGCTGGCGTCGTTGCGCGGCCGGATCACGCCGGTGGACCGCTGGGGTCCGGACCGCCTCCCGGACCTACTCGCCGACTGGTACGCGCCGGCGAAAGTCCCCGCGGACTGA
- the nadA gene encoding quinolinate synthase NadA translates to MTTIADGSKSLPLLFLGQNTDPHSERGVECPGALPPASDPDLVERALTAKAALGDQVFVLGHHYQRDEVIQFADVTGDSFKLARDAAARPDAPYIVFCGVHFMAESADILTNDQQTVILPDLAAGCSMADMARIQQVEAAWDALADAGVADVTVPVTYMNSSADIKAFCGRHGGVVCTSSNAETALNWAFEQGEKVLFLPDQHLGRNTAVLQLGMSLEDCVVYDPHKPGGGLTKEQLAAAKMILWRGHCSVHGRFTAESVDDVRSRVPGVNVIVHPECRHEVVTKADQVGSTEYIIKALETAEPGTSWAVGTELNLVQRLAKQHPEKNIVFLDKTVCYCATMNRIDLPHFVWTLENLVAGHVVNPIKVDPDTEHYAKVALDQMLALPGKTAKD, encoded by the coding sequence GTGACGACGATCGCAGACGGCTCGAAGTCCCTTCCGTTGCTGTTTCTGGGGCAGAACACGGACCCGCACTCCGAGCGCGGCGTCGAGTGCCCGGGCGCGCTCCCGCCGGCGTCCGACCCGGATCTGGTGGAGCGGGCGCTGACGGCGAAGGCGGCGCTCGGCGACCAGGTGTTCGTGCTCGGGCACCACTACCAGCGCGACGAGGTGATCCAGTTCGCGGACGTCACCGGTGACTCGTTCAAGCTGGCCCGGGACGCGGCGGCCCGCCCGGACGCGCCGTACATCGTGTTCTGCGGGGTGCACTTCATGGCCGAGTCGGCCGACATCCTCACCAACGACCAGCAGACCGTGATCCTCCCGGACCTCGCGGCCGGCTGCTCGATGGCGGACATGGCCCGGATCCAGCAGGTCGAGGCGGCCTGGGACGCGCTGGCCGACGCCGGCGTCGCCGATGTCACGGTGCCCGTGACGTACATGAACTCGAGCGCCGACATCAAGGCGTTCTGCGGCCGCCACGGCGGTGTCGTGTGTACGTCGAGCAACGCCGAAACCGCGCTGAACTGGGCGTTCGAGCAGGGCGAGAAGGTGCTGTTCCTCCCCGATCAGCACCTCGGCCGCAACACCGCCGTACTGCAGCTGGGCATGTCGCTCGAGGACTGCGTGGTGTACGACCCGCACAAGCCGGGCGGCGGCCTGACCAAGGAGCAACTCGCGGCGGCGAAGATGATCCTGTGGCGCGGGCACTGCTCGGTCCACGGCCGCTTCACCGCCGAGTCGGTCGACGACGTCCGCTCCCGGGTGCCAGGGGTGAACGTGATCGTCCATCCCGAGTGCCGCCACGAGGTCGTCACGAAGGCCGACCAGGTGGGCTCCACGGAGTACATCATCAAGGCCCTCGAAACCGCCGAGCCCGGTACGTCGTGGGCCGTCGGCACCGAGCTCAACCTGGTCCAGCGGCTGGCGAAGCAGCACCCCGAGAAGAACATCGTGTTCCTCGACAAGACGGTCTGCTACTGCGCGACGATGAACCGGATCGACCTTCCGCACTTCGTCTGGACCCTGGAGAACCTGGTCGCCGGCCACGTCGTGAACCCGATCAAGGTCGACCCCGACACCGAGCACTACGCCAAGGTCGCGCTCGACCAGATGCTCGCCCTCCCGGGCAAGACCGCCAAGGACTGA
- a CDS encoding VOC family protein, with translation MSANLAATVLGTPDPPRLADFYRELLGWVEVSREPEWVRLRPPESERPGLSFQLETDHVPPIWPQQPGSQQMQAHLDIAVDDLDREVEHAVSMGASVESYQPQPEGVRVMRDPDGHLFCLFLPGF, from the coding sequence ATGTCCGCGAATCTCGCTGCCACCGTCCTCGGAACTCCGGATCCACCCAGGCTGGCGGATTTCTACCGGGAACTGCTGGGGTGGGTCGAGGTGAGCCGAGAGCCGGAGTGGGTCCGGCTACGGCCTCCCGAGTCGGAAAGGCCCGGCCTCAGCTTCCAGTTGGAGACGGACCACGTCCCGCCGATCTGGCCGCAGCAACCCGGTTCCCAGCAGATGCAGGCCCATCTCGACATCGCGGTCGACGACCTCGACCGTGAGGTGGAGCATGCGGTGAGCATGGGCGCGAGCGTGGAGTCGTACCAGCCGCAACCGGAAGGGGTCCGGGTCATGCGCGACCCGGACGGGCACCTGTTCTGCCTGTTCCTGCCCGGCTTCTGA
- a CDS encoding adenylyltransferase/cytidyltransferase family protein produces MTIVGYAPGVYDMFHIGHLNILRRAREHCDHLIAGVVEDDVVARIKGRPPVVPHQERMDVIRALDLVDDVVSDWSSDKFEMWQQLRYDILFKGDDWKGTEKGTRLERLLGEVGAQVHYFPYTASTSSTDLRRLLEGMS; encoded by the coding sequence GTGACGATCGTCGGCTACGCGCCCGGGGTGTACGACATGTTCCACATCGGCCACCTGAACATCCTCCGCCGGGCCCGGGAGCACTGCGACCACCTGATCGCCGGCGTCGTCGAGGACGACGTGGTGGCGCGGATCAAGGGCCGCCCGCCGGTCGTGCCGCACCAGGAACGGATGGACGTGATCCGGGCGCTCGACCTGGTCGACGACGTGGTCAGCGACTGGTCCAGCGACAAGTTCGAGATGTGGCAGCAGCTGCGGTACGACATCCTGTTCAAAGGGGATGACTGGAAGGGAACCGAAAAGGGGACCAGACTGGAACGGTTGCTGGGTGAGGTCGGCGCACAGGTGCACTACTTCCCGTACACCGCCTCCACCTCGAGCACCGATCTGCGGAGGCTTCTGGAGGGGATGAGCTGA
- a CDS encoding CDP-alcohol phosphatidyltransferase family protein, with protein MSALRDTVARLSQAQKPSAGTPAYSRFVNRRIGRVFAAAAYLAGRTPNQVSLASGFCSLVGIVLVATVRPSWWLALLVTALLVLGYGLDSADGQLARLRGGGSPLGEWLDHMIDAVKIVLLHSAVLISFYRFDAFSNHLVLLVPLAYVCMSSVLFFGLILIDQLRRRHGAAAKPNERGDSVVKSLLIAPTDYGVLCLVFLAFGTPAVFVVLYGALLVLNLLFLAAAVGKWYREMSVLGVQA; from the coding sequence ATGAGCGCGCTGCGGGATACGGTCGCGCGACTCTCCCAGGCGCAGAAGCCGTCGGCCGGTACGCCGGCGTACTCGCGATTCGTTAATCGCCGGATCGGCCGGGTGTTCGCCGCTGCGGCGTACCTAGCAGGACGGACGCCGAACCAGGTCAGCCTGGCATCCGGATTCTGCTCGCTGGTCGGGATCGTGCTGGTGGCAACCGTTCGGCCGTCGTGGTGGCTCGCCCTGCTGGTGACCGCACTGCTCGTCCTCGGGTACGGGCTGGACTCCGCCGACGGGCAACTGGCCCGGTTGCGCGGCGGCGGCTCGCCGTTGGGGGAGTGGCTCGACCACATGATCGACGCGGTGAAGATCGTGCTGCTGCACAGCGCCGTACTGATCTCGTTCTACCGCTTCGATGCCTTCAGCAATCATCTCGTACTGCTCGTCCCGCTGGCCTACGTCTGCATGTCGTCGGTACTGTTCTTCGGGCTGATCCTGATCGACCAGCTCCGCCGCCGGCACGGCGCGGCCGCGAAACCCAACGAGCGCGGGGATTCCGTGGTCAAGTCGTTGCTGATCGCACCGACCGACTACGGCGTCCTCTGCCTGGTCTTCCTTGCCTTCGGCACCCCGGCGGTCTTCGTCGTGCTGTACGGCGCTCTGCTCGTGCTGAACCTGCTGTTCCTGGCCGCCGCGGTCGGGAAGTGGTACCGCGAGATGTCCGTCCTGGGGGTTCAGGCGTGA
- a CDS encoding right-handed parallel beta-helix repeat-containing protein — MKKAVLAVVVVGTSLVAVGPLPANSAPPDDEPQVVTTPPRDGSFRTGPAVAPSCTGVTIGTDDDAAAIVDQAPAGTTFCFTAGLHRISKPIQPKANQVLASDRGAVLTGSVPLTRWSPSNTTSPAGVNRAWVTTGVLPPAYPRTGQCEDNQANICYLREQVFRDDTHLTRVASREKVAPGTFYADYAANAVYLGDSPYGHAIEMSSTPTAIEPGGNNVIVRGLTIEHFATPPQGGAIVLGLGWHVYGNDIGWNHAVGAMLINADSAVLERNRIHDNGQLGVGQYSTLKGTITANEVSGNNTDGFWIADWESGGIKTTWSSGGSVSGNLIEDNLGVGLWSDAYDDSRTFANNQIADNAADGIRYEIGRNGVIEDNVISGNGFGTGRGSGTSLWDGGGINVNTSSNVQVRDNIVANNVNGIAIQSRTRGSGPWGTNVLRDIVVSGNRVTMRGGTTATGMVQNAGAVIPAGEVTMNDNSYILDSLGAERFQKTGEWYTAKQWQNTGQDTTSLFTIGKAVLDATGILTVLPAS, encoded by the coding sequence ATGAAGAAGGCAGTTCTGGCAGTTGTTGTCGTCGGCACCAGTCTGGTTGCTGTCGGCCCATTACCCGCGAACAGCGCACCGCCTGACGACGAGCCGCAGGTGGTGACCACGCCCCCACGGGACGGGTCCTTTCGGACCGGACCGGCGGTGGCGCCGTCGTGCACCGGGGTCACGATCGGTACGGACGACGATGCCGCCGCGATCGTCGACCAGGCGCCGGCCGGTACGACGTTCTGCTTCACTGCCGGCCTGCACCGGATCAGCAAACCGATCCAGCCGAAGGCGAATCAGGTGCTCGCCAGCGACCGCGGCGCCGTGCTCACCGGCTCCGTCCCCCTCACCCGCTGGTCACCCTCGAACACCACCTCCCCGGCCGGCGTGAACCGTGCTTGGGTGACCACCGGGGTGCTGCCGCCGGCGTACCCGCGGACCGGGCAGTGCGAGGACAACCAGGCGAACATCTGCTACCTCCGCGAGCAGGTGTTCCGCGACGACACGCACCTGACCCGGGTGGCATCCCGCGAGAAGGTTGCCCCCGGCACCTTCTACGCGGACTACGCGGCGAACGCGGTCTACCTCGGCGACTCGCCGTACGGGCATGCGATCGAGATGTCCAGTACGCCGACCGCGATCGAGCCGGGTGGCAACAACGTGATCGTCCGCGGGTTGACGATCGAACACTTCGCCACTCCCCCGCAGGGCGGCGCGATCGTGCTCGGGCTGGGCTGGCACGTATACGGGAACGACATCGGCTGGAACCACGCCGTCGGAGCGATGCTGATCAACGCCGACAGCGCCGTCCTGGAGCGGAACCGGATCCACGACAACGGGCAGCTCGGCGTCGGCCAGTACAGCACGCTGAAGGGCACGATCACCGCCAACGAGGTGAGCGGCAACAACACCGACGGATTCTGGATCGCGGACTGGGAGTCCGGCGGGATCAAGACCACCTGGTCGAGCGGCGGTTCGGTGAGCGGCAACCTGATCGAGGACAACCTCGGTGTCGGGCTGTGGAGCGACGCGTACGACGACAGCCGTACGTTCGCCAACAACCAGATCGCCGACAACGCCGCGGACGGGATCCGCTACGAGATCGGCCGCAACGGTGTGATCGAGGACAACGTGATCAGCGGCAACGGGTTCGGCACCGGCCGCGGTTCCGGTACGTCGCTGTGGGACGGCGGCGGGATCAACGTGAACACGTCGTCGAACGTGCAGGTCCGCGACAACATCGTCGCGAACAACGTGAACGGGATCGCGATCCAGTCCCGGACCCGCGGCTCCGGACCGTGGGGGACCAACGTGCTCCGCGACATCGTGGTCTCCGGCAACCGCGTGACCATGCGCGGCGGGACCACGGCGACCGGCATGGTGCAGAACGCCGGCGCGGTGATCCCGGCCGGCGAGGTCACGATGAACGACAACTCCTACATCCTGGACAGCCTCGGCGCCGAACGGTTCCAGAAGACCGGTGAGTGGTACACCGCCAAGCAATGGCAGAACACCGGCCAGGACACCACCAGCCTCTTCACCATCGGCAAGGCAGTCCTGGACGCCACCGGCATCCTGACCGTCCTCCCGGCGAGCTAG
- a CDS encoding alpha/beta fold hydrolase, which produces MFEEFVLEYVELEGQRIRVRYGGTGPAVVLLHGHPRTHTTWYAVAPRLAAAGYTVVCPDLRGYGQSGKPVTDADHMPYSKRAMALDVVRLMDALGHDRFAVAGHDRGSYVAYRTALDHPERVSKLVVMDSVPVVEALERCGAEFAAAWWHWWFFAQQEKPAERVICADPETWYNAWTTNSPQALGPENHADFLAAIRNPATVHAMVEDYRAGLTVDRGNDEADRAAGRRIECPTLALWSTDDDMEQIYGDVVAVWRPWCRQVEGHGIKSTHHIAERNPEDLVRSLRDFL; this is translated from the coding sequence GTGTTCGAAGAATTCGTACTGGAGTACGTCGAGCTCGAGGGCCAGCGGATCCGCGTGCGGTACGGCGGCACCGGACCCGCGGTCGTGTTGCTGCACGGCCACCCGCGGACCCATACGACCTGGTACGCCGTGGCGCCGCGGCTCGCGGCGGCCGGGTACACCGTCGTCTGTCCGGATCTGCGCGGCTACGGGCAGTCGGGCAAACCGGTGACCGACGCGGACCACATGCCGTACTCGAAACGGGCGATGGCGCTGGACGTCGTACGGCTGATGGACGCGCTCGGGCATGACCGCTTCGCGGTCGCCGGGCACGATCGCGGTTCGTACGTCGCCTACCGCACCGCGCTCGACCACCCGGAGCGGGTCAGCAAGCTGGTCGTGATGGACAGCGTGCCGGTCGTCGAGGCGCTGGAGCGGTGCGGTGCCGAGTTCGCCGCGGCCTGGTGGCACTGGTGGTTCTTCGCCCAGCAGGAGAAGCCGGCCGAGCGGGTGATCTGCGCGGATCCGGAAACCTGGTACAACGCGTGGACGACGAATTCGCCGCAGGCACTCGGCCCGGAGAACCACGCCGACTTCCTGGCCGCCATCCGCAATCCCGCGACCGTGCACGCGATGGTCGAGGACTACCGCGCCGGGCTGACCGTTGACCGCGGCAACGACGAGGCGGACCGGGCCGCGGGACGCCGGATCGAATGCCCGACTCTGGCGCTGTGGTCGACCGACGACGACATGGAGCAGATCTACGGCGATGTGGTCGCGGTCTGGCGGCCGTGGTGCCGGCAGGTCGAGGGCCACGGCATCAAGTCCACCCACCACATCGCCGAACGCAATCCGGAAGACCTCGTCCGAAGCCTCCGCGACTTCCTCTGA